The proteins below come from a single Papaver somniferum cultivar HN1 chromosome 11, ASM357369v1, whole genome shotgun sequence genomic window:
- the LOC113321902 gene encoding pentatricopeptide repeat-containing protein At1g09900-like isoform X2: MATTSVQGTMIRHMNLISCFRRIKARIQVWLFELKILEMTSQIVFDGYTHLTLHNAEEANITSNTRMSLGKIFWSCYGNLEFRDTGTENRSKFNNLSYCKGIEFEISSSFPTNNPNSNLVEKYDFVTGAEEENIQGHMVLDSFAEAHNPQSDSEKESEEETDDDEDFGVLNSFRAKSNHQTSEAEKVTEVGDDEFRNHPLVREVCRLIQHRQAWNPDLEGNLRHLLRSLKPRQVCSILRNQVDERVALNFFYWADRQWRYRHDPQVYYTLLEILSKTKLCQGCRRVLRLMVRRRIEMQPKAYRYLMISYSRAGQLRSAMRVLNLMQKSGCVPDLSVCSTAIFILVLANQMEKALRFLDRMQRVGIEPDVVTFNCLIKGYCDVHRVDDALELMNEMPLKGCNPDKISYYTVMGFFCKEKRIKEVRELLVKMKMDGNLMPDQVTYNNLIHVLSKNGHGDEALDFLRESEEKGFRVDKVGYSAIVDSYCQKGNLGKAKEIVNEMFTKGCLPDVVTYTAVVNGFCQTGEVDQAKKMIKKMYEHGCKPNTVSYTALLNGLCRSGNSSEAREMMNMSEEDWWTPNAITYSVVMHGLRREGKLAEACEVVKEMVTKGFFPTSAEINLLLQSICREGRVDEAKNFMEECLSKGCAVNVVNFTTVIHGFCKEGDLEAALSLVDDMYLKNKQPDVFTYTTLIDAFGKSGRMEEATKLTEKMLHKGLLPTPVTYRTVISRYCENGEVEELLKLLEKMLLRQEFRAAYNQVVEKLCRFGKPEEAYKALNKVLRTASKTDADTSHLLIESFLEKRLPLSAYKVACRMFNRNLIPDLKLCKKVNERLILDGKQVEAKRLMMRFVERGHLSPQWE, encoded by the exons ATGGCGACTACCAGCGTTCAGGGGACAATGATTCGACACATG AATCTCATTTCTTGCTTTCGTCGAATT AAAGCACGGATTCAAGTTTGGTTGTTTGAGCTGAAAATCTTGGAAATGACATCCCAAATT GTATTTGATGGATACACACATTTGACTCTCCATAATGCTGAAGAAGCGAACATCACTAGTAATACAAGGATGTCATTGG ggaagattttttggagttGTTATGGAAACTTAGAATTTAGAGATACTGGCACAGAGAATAGAAGTAAATTTAATAACCTAAGTTACTGTAAAGGAATTGAGTTTGAGATATCCTCTTCCTTTCCAACTAATAACCCTAACAGTAATCTTGTGGAAAAGTATGACTTTGTTACTGGTGCTGAAGAAGAAAATATTCAAGGACATATGGTCCTAGACTCATTTGCTGAGGCCCACAATCCACAATCTGATTCCGAaaaagaatcagaagaagaaactgatgatgatgaggattttGGGGTCTTGAATTCGTTTAGAGCAAAAAGTAACCATCAAACTTCAGAAGCTGAAAAAGTTACAGAAGTTGGTGATGATGAATTTAGAAACCACCCTTTGGTTAGAGAAGTATGTAGACTAATTCAACATAGGCAAGCGTGGAATCCAGATCTTGAAGGAAATTTAAGGCATTTATTAAGAAGCCTCAAACCTCGGCAAGTATGCTCAATTCTCCGTAATCAGGTTGATGAGCGAGTTGCTCTAAATTTTTTCTACTGGGCAGATCGACAATGGAGGTACCGCCATGACCCACAGGTTTACTATACTTTGCTTGAGATTCTAAGCAAAACAAAGCTGTGCCAAGGTTGCAGGAGAGTTCTTCGGCTAATGGTTCGACGCCGTATTGAAATGCAGCCGAAAGCATATAGGTATTTGATGATTTCATACAGCCGAGCAGGCCAATTGAGGAGTGCAATGCGTGTTTTAAATTTGATGCAGAAATCAGGATGTGTTCCCGACTTGTCTGTTTGTAGCACTGCAATTTTCATTCTGGTATTAGCAAATCAAATGGAGAAAGCATTACGGTTTCTGGATAGGATGCAGAGGGTTGGAATTGAACCTGATGTCGTTACCTTTAACTGCCTGATAAAAGGCTATTGTGACGTTCATCGAGTTGATGATGCCTTGGAATTGATGAATGAAATGCCCCTAAAGGGGTGTAATCCTGATAAGATCAGTTATTATACTGTCATGGGTTTCTTCTGTAAAGAGAAAAGAATAAAGGAAGTGCGAGAGTTGTTGGTGAAAATGAAGATGGATGGTAACTTAATGCCAGACCAAGTCACATACAATAATCTTATTCATGTTTTGTCAAAGAATGGGCATGGTGACGAGGCTCTTGATTTCTTGAGAGAATCAGAAGAGAAAGGATTTAGAGTGGATAAGGTGGGATACAGTGCAATAGTGGACTCGTATTGTCAGAAAGGAAATTTGGGCAAGGCAAAAGAAATTGTTAATGAGATGTTTACTAAGGGTTGTCTGCCGGATGTTGTTACTTATACTGCAGTTGTGAATGGGTTTTGTCAGACAGGAGAGGTTGATCAAGCTAAGAAGATGATTAAGAAAATGTACGAGCATGGCTGCAAACCAAATACTGTATCGTACACGGCATTGTTAAATGGGCTTTGTAGGTCAGGAAACTCATCAGAGGCTAGAGAGATGATGAATATGAGCGAGGAGGATTGGTGGACCCCAAATGCCATCACATATAGCGTTGTGATGCATGGACTTCGTAGGGAAGGGAAATTGGCCGAGGCTTGCGAGGTGGTAAAAGAGATGGTTACAAAGGGTTTCTTTCCAACCTCTGCTGAAATTAATCTATTACTTCAATCTATTTGCCGAGAAGGGAGGGTTGATGAGGCCAAGAATTTTATGGAAGAATGTTTGAGCAAGGGCTGTGCTGTTAATGTTGTAAATTTTACAACTGTAATACATGGGTTTTGTAAAGAAGGTGATTTGGAAGCTGCTCTTTCTTTGGTGGATGACATGTATCTTAAAAACAAACAGCCTGACGTGTTTACGTATACAACATTAATTGATGCATTTGGTAAAAGCGGTAGAATGGAAGAGGCGACTAAGCTTACTGAAAAAATGCTTCATAAGGGATTGCTTCCAACACCAGTTACTTATCGGACCGTTATCTCTCGGTATTGTGAAAACGGGGAAGTGGAAGAACTATTGAAGTTGCTTGAGAAAATGCTGTTAAGGCAAGAATTCAGGGCAGCTTATAATCAAGTTGTTGAAAAACTTTGTAGATTTGGTAAGCCGGAGGAGGCTTATAAGGCTTTGAACAAGGTTTTGAGAACAGCGTCAAAAACTGATGCTGATACGAGCCATTTGCTTATCGAGAGTTTCTTGGAGAAGAGACTTCCTTTATCAGCATACAAAGTCGCTTGTCGAATGTTCAATAGGAATTTGATTCCTGACCTGAAGTTGTGTAAGAAGGTGAATGAAAGATTGATATTAGATGGAAAGCAAGTAGAGGCAAAGAGGCTTATGATGAGATTTGTTGAAAGGGGACACCTTTCACCTCAGTGGGAGTAA
- the LOC113321902 gene encoding putative pentatricopeptide repeat-containing protein At3g16710, mitochondrial isoform X3 has protein sequence MSLGKIFWSCYGNLEFRDTGTENRSKFNNLSYCKGIEFEISSSFPTNNPNSNLVEKYDFVTGAEEENIQGHMVLDSFAEAHNPQSDSEKESEEETDDDEDFGVLNSFRAKSNHQTSEAEKVTEVGDDEFRNHPLVREVCRLIQHRQAWNPDLEGNLRHLLRSLKPRQVCSILRNQVDERVALNFFYWADRQWRYRHDPQVYYTLLEILSKTKLCQGCRRVLRLMVRRRIEMQPKAYRYLMISYSRAGQLRSAMRVLNLMQKSGCVPDLSVCSTAIFILVLANQMEKALRFLDRMQRVGIEPDVVTFNCLIKGYCDVHRVDDALELMNEMPLKGCNPDKISYYTVMGFFCKEKRIKEVRELLVKMKMDGNLMPDQVTYNNLIHVLSKNGHGDEALDFLRESEEKGFRVDKVGYSAIVDSYCQKGNLGKAKEIVNEMFTKGCLPDVVTYTAVVNGFCQTGEVDQAKKMIKKMYEHGCKPNTVSYTALLNGLCRSGNSSEAREMMNMSEEDWWTPNAITYSVVMHGLRREGKLAEACEVVKEMVTKGFFPTSAEINLLLQSICREGRVDEAKNFMEECLSKGCAVNVVNFTTVIHGFCKEGDLEAALSLVDDMYLKNKQPDVFTYTTLIDAFGKSGRMEEATKLTEKMLHKGLLPTPVTYRTVISRYCENGEVEELLKLLEKMLLRQEFRAAYNQVVEKLCRFGKPEEAYKALNKVLRTASKTDADTSHLLIESFLEKRLPLSAYKVACRMFNRNLIPDLKLCKKVNERLILDGKQVEAKRLMMRFVERGHLSPQWE, from the exons ATGTCATTGG ggaagattttttggagttGTTATGGAAACTTAGAATTTAGAGATACTGGCACAGAGAATAGAAGTAAATTTAATAACCTAAGTTACTGTAAAGGAATTGAGTTTGAGATATCCTCTTCCTTTCCAACTAATAACCCTAACAGTAATCTTGTGGAAAAGTATGACTTTGTTACTGGTGCTGAAGAAGAAAATATTCAAGGACATATGGTCCTAGACTCATTTGCTGAGGCCCACAATCCACAATCTGATTCCGAaaaagaatcagaagaagaaactgatgatgatgaggattttGGGGTCTTGAATTCGTTTAGAGCAAAAAGTAACCATCAAACTTCAGAAGCTGAAAAAGTTACAGAAGTTGGTGATGATGAATTTAGAAACCACCCTTTGGTTAGAGAAGTATGTAGACTAATTCAACATAGGCAAGCGTGGAATCCAGATCTTGAAGGAAATTTAAGGCATTTATTAAGAAGCCTCAAACCTCGGCAAGTATGCTCAATTCTCCGTAATCAGGTTGATGAGCGAGTTGCTCTAAATTTTTTCTACTGGGCAGATCGACAATGGAGGTACCGCCATGACCCACAGGTTTACTATACTTTGCTTGAGATTCTAAGCAAAACAAAGCTGTGCCAAGGTTGCAGGAGAGTTCTTCGGCTAATGGTTCGACGCCGTATTGAAATGCAGCCGAAAGCATATAGGTATTTGATGATTTCATACAGCCGAGCAGGCCAATTGAGGAGTGCAATGCGTGTTTTAAATTTGATGCAGAAATCAGGATGTGTTCCCGACTTGTCTGTTTGTAGCACTGCAATTTTCATTCTGGTATTAGCAAATCAAATGGAGAAAGCATTACGGTTTCTGGATAGGATGCAGAGGGTTGGAATTGAACCTGATGTCGTTACCTTTAACTGCCTGATAAAAGGCTATTGTGACGTTCATCGAGTTGATGATGCCTTGGAATTGATGAATGAAATGCCCCTAAAGGGGTGTAATCCTGATAAGATCAGTTATTATACTGTCATGGGTTTCTTCTGTAAAGAGAAAAGAATAAAGGAAGTGCGAGAGTTGTTGGTGAAAATGAAGATGGATGGTAACTTAATGCCAGACCAAGTCACATACAATAATCTTATTCATGTTTTGTCAAAGAATGGGCATGGTGACGAGGCTCTTGATTTCTTGAGAGAATCAGAAGAGAAAGGATTTAGAGTGGATAAGGTGGGATACAGTGCAATAGTGGACTCGTATTGTCAGAAAGGAAATTTGGGCAAGGCAAAAGAAATTGTTAATGAGATGTTTACTAAGGGTTGTCTGCCGGATGTTGTTACTTATACTGCAGTTGTGAATGGGTTTTGTCAGACAGGAGAGGTTGATCAAGCTAAGAAGATGATTAAGAAAATGTACGAGCATGGCTGCAAACCAAATACTGTATCGTACACGGCATTGTTAAATGGGCTTTGTAGGTCAGGAAACTCATCAGAGGCTAGAGAGATGATGAATATGAGCGAGGAGGATTGGTGGACCCCAAATGCCATCACATATAGCGTTGTGATGCATGGACTTCGTAGGGAAGGGAAATTGGCCGAGGCTTGCGAGGTGGTAAAAGAGATGGTTACAAAGGGTTTCTTTCCAACCTCTGCTGAAATTAATCTATTACTTCAATCTATTTGCCGAGAAGGGAGGGTTGATGAGGCCAAGAATTTTATGGAAGAATGTTTGAGCAAGGGCTGTGCTGTTAATGTTGTAAATTTTACAACTGTAATACATGGGTTTTGTAAAGAAGGTGATTTGGAAGCTGCTCTTTCTTTGGTGGATGACATGTATCTTAAAAACAAACAGCCTGACGTGTTTACGTATACAACATTAATTGATGCATTTGGTAAAAGCGGTAGAATGGAAGAGGCGACTAAGCTTACTGAAAAAATGCTTCATAAGGGATTGCTTCCAACACCAGTTACTTATCGGACCGTTATCTCTCGGTATTGTGAAAACGGGGAAGTGGAAGAACTATTGAAGTTGCTTGAGAAAATGCTGTTAAGGCAAGAATTCAGGGCAGCTTATAATCAAGTTGTTGAAAAACTTTGTAGATTTGGTAAGCCGGAGGAGGCTTATAAGGCTTTGAACAAGGTTTTGAGAACAGCGTCAAAAACTGATGCTGATACGAGCCATTTGCTTATCGAGAGTTTCTTGGAGAAGAGACTTCCTTTATCAGCATACAAAGTCGCTTGTCGAATGTTCAATAGGAATTTGATTCCTGACCTGAAGTTGTGTAAGAAGGTGAATGAAAGATTGATATTAGATGGAAAGCAAGTAGAGGCAAAGAGGCTTATGATGAGATTTGTTGAAAGGGGACACCTTTCACCTCAGTGGGAGTAA
- the LOC113321902 gene encoding pentatricopeptide repeat-containing protein At1g09900-like isoform X1 codes for MDLKTLTFQSSLFLTLSPRTNCVWDVYHCQNLISCFRRIKARIQVWLFELKILEMTSQIVFDGYTHLTLHNAEEANITSNTRMSLGKIFWSCYGNLEFRDTGTENRSKFNNLSYCKGIEFEISSSFPTNNPNSNLVEKYDFVTGAEEENIQGHMVLDSFAEAHNPQSDSEKESEEETDDDEDFGVLNSFRAKSNHQTSEAEKVTEVGDDEFRNHPLVREVCRLIQHRQAWNPDLEGNLRHLLRSLKPRQVCSILRNQVDERVALNFFYWADRQWRYRHDPQVYYTLLEILSKTKLCQGCRRVLRLMVRRRIEMQPKAYRYLMISYSRAGQLRSAMRVLNLMQKSGCVPDLSVCSTAIFILVLANQMEKALRFLDRMQRVGIEPDVVTFNCLIKGYCDVHRVDDALELMNEMPLKGCNPDKISYYTVMGFFCKEKRIKEVRELLVKMKMDGNLMPDQVTYNNLIHVLSKNGHGDEALDFLRESEEKGFRVDKVGYSAIVDSYCQKGNLGKAKEIVNEMFTKGCLPDVVTYTAVVNGFCQTGEVDQAKKMIKKMYEHGCKPNTVSYTALLNGLCRSGNSSEAREMMNMSEEDWWTPNAITYSVVMHGLRREGKLAEACEVVKEMVTKGFFPTSAEINLLLQSICREGRVDEAKNFMEECLSKGCAVNVVNFTTVIHGFCKEGDLEAALSLVDDMYLKNKQPDVFTYTTLIDAFGKSGRMEEATKLTEKMLHKGLLPTPVTYRTVISRYCENGEVEELLKLLEKMLLRQEFRAAYNQVVEKLCRFGKPEEAYKALNKVLRTASKTDADTSHLLIESFLEKRLPLSAYKVACRMFNRNLIPDLKLCKKVNERLILDGKQVEAKRLMMRFVERGHLSPQWE; via the exons ATGGATCTCAAGACACTTACTTTTCAGTCTTCTCTCTTTCTCACCCTCTCTCCTCGTACTAACTGTGTTTGGGATGTATACCATTGTCAGAATCTCATTTCTTGCTTTCGTCGAATT AAAGCACGGATTCAAGTTTGGTTGTTTGAGCTGAAAATCTTGGAAATGACATCCCAAATT GTATTTGATGGATACACACATTTGACTCTCCATAATGCTGAAGAAGCGAACATCACTAGTAATACAAGGATGTCATTGG ggaagattttttggagttGTTATGGAAACTTAGAATTTAGAGATACTGGCACAGAGAATAGAAGTAAATTTAATAACCTAAGTTACTGTAAAGGAATTGAGTTTGAGATATCCTCTTCCTTTCCAACTAATAACCCTAACAGTAATCTTGTGGAAAAGTATGACTTTGTTACTGGTGCTGAAGAAGAAAATATTCAAGGACATATGGTCCTAGACTCATTTGCTGAGGCCCACAATCCACAATCTGATTCCGAaaaagaatcagaagaagaaactgatgatgatgaggattttGGGGTCTTGAATTCGTTTAGAGCAAAAAGTAACCATCAAACTTCAGAAGCTGAAAAAGTTACAGAAGTTGGTGATGATGAATTTAGAAACCACCCTTTGGTTAGAGAAGTATGTAGACTAATTCAACATAGGCAAGCGTGGAATCCAGATCTTGAAGGAAATTTAAGGCATTTATTAAGAAGCCTCAAACCTCGGCAAGTATGCTCAATTCTCCGTAATCAGGTTGATGAGCGAGTTGCTCTAAATTTTTTCTACTGGGCAGATCGACAATGGAGGTACCGCCATGACCCACAGGTTTACTATACTTTGCTTGAGATTCTAAGCAAAACAAAGCTGTGCCAAGGTTGCAGGAGAGTTCTTCGGCTAATGGTTCGACGCCGTATTGAAATGCAGCCGAAAGCATATAGGTATTTGATGATTTCATACAGCCGAGCAGGCCAATTGAGGAGTGCAATGCGTGTTTTAAATTTGATGCAGAAATCAGGATGTGTTCCCGACTTGTCTGTTTGTAGCACTGCAATTTTCATTCTGGTATTAGCAAATCAAATGGAGAAAGCATTACGGTTTCTGGATAGGATGCAGAGGGTTGGAATTGAACCTGATGTCGTTACCTTTAACTGCCTGATAAAAGGCTATTGTGACGTTCATCGAGTTGATGATGCCTTGGAATTGATGAATGAAATGCCCCTAAAGGGGTGTAATCCTGATAAGATCAGTTATTATACTGTCATGGGTTTCTTCTGTAAAGAGAAAAGAATAAAGGAAGTGCGAGAGTTGTTGGTGAAAATGAAGATGGATGGTAACTTAATGCCAGACCAAGTCACATACAATAATCTTATTCATGTTTTGTCAAAGAATGGGCATGGTGACGAGGCTCTTGATTTCTTGAGAGAATCAGAAGAGAAAGGATTTAGAGTGGATAAGGTGGGATACAGTGCAATAGTGGACTCGTATTGTCAGAAAGGAAATTTGGGCAAGGCAAAAGAAATTGTTAATGAGATGTTTACTAAGGGTTGTCTGCCGGATGTTGTTACTTATACTGCAGTTGTGAATGGGTTTTGTCAGACAGGAGAGGTTGATCAAGCTAAGAAGATGATTAAGAAAATGTACGAGCATGGCTGCAAACCAAATACTGTATCGTACACGGCATTGTTAAATGGGCTTTGTAGGTCAGGAAACTCATCAGAGGCTAGAGAGATGATGAATATGAGCGAGGAGGATTGGTGGACCCCAAATGCCATCACATATAGCGTTGTGATGCATGGACTTCGTAGGGAAGGGAAATTGGCCGAGGCTTGCGAGGTGGTAAAAGAGATGGTTACAAAGGGTTTCTTTCCAACCTCTGCTGAAATTAATCTATTACTTCAATCTATTTGCCGAGAAGGGAGGGTTGATGAGGCCAAGAATTTTATGGAAGAATGTTTGAGCAAGGGCTGTGCTGTTAATGTTGTAAATTTTACAACTGTAATACATGGGTTTTGTAAAGAAGGTGATTTGGAAGCTGCTCTTTCTTTGGTGGATGACATGTATCTTAAAAACAAACAGCCTGACGTGTTTACGTATACAACATTAATTGATGCATTTGGTAAAAGCGGTAGAATGGAAGAGGCGACTAAGCTTACTGAAAAAATGCTTCATAAGGGATTGCTTCCAACACCAGTTACTTATCGGACCGTTATCTCTCGGTATTGTGAAAACGGGGAAGTGGAAGAACTATTGAAGTTGCTTGAGAAAATGCTGTTAAGGCAAGAATTCAGGGCAGCTTATAATCAAGTTGTTGAAAAACTTTGTAGATTTGGTAAGCCGGAGGAGGCTTATAAGGCTTTGAACAAGGTTTTGAGAACAGCGTCAAAAACTGATGCTGATACGAGCCATTTGCTTATCGAGAGTTTCTTGGAGAAGAGACTTCCTTTATCAGCATACAAAGTCGCTTGTCGAATGTTCAATAGGAATTTGATTCCTGACCTGAAGTTGTGTAAGAAGGTGAATGAAAGATTGATATTAGATGGAAAGCAAGTAGAGGCAAAGAGGCTTATGATGAGATTTGTTGAAAGGGGACACCTTTCACCTCAGTGGGAGTAA
- the LOC113321904 gene encoding protein PXR1-like, with product MADKDEKKTEMELEVKSTYTEDEKPKHKEEKEKKHEEGEEKGNKDKEKKHKEGDEGKKKKEKKEKDGEEEEVKEKEKDNKKKSEEGDAVDEEGTEKEAKKEKKDKEVKKDKKDKEKKNEGLEDEEGEDKKKEKKKKKKDNDGEEELKEGEDEKKEKKKKKDKDGKEELKEGEDEKKEKKKKKKKKDKDGEEDNKDEKKAKGKDEKSKKKEKDEGTDMKEEKKKDKGRRKMERIKKKKRRRTRAKMRKMAAARKKKRMGNQRKRRRRRRTRIKIKRRTRTRKVRNRSASDKPIDSPAATETNEHR from the coding sequence ATGGCAGACAAGGACGAGAAGAAAACTGAAATGGAGCTGGAAGTGAAGAGTACATATACTGAAGATGAGAAGCCGAAACACAAAGAGGAGAAAGAGAAAAAACATGAAGAGGGTGAAGAGAAGGGAAACAAAGACAAGGAGAAAAaacacaaagagggagatgaaggaaagaagaagaaagaaaaaaaggagaaagatggagaagaagaagaggtgaaggaaaaagagaaagacAATAAGAAGAAGAGCGAAGAAGGAGATGCTGTAGATGAAGAGGGAACAGAAAAAGAAgctaagaaggaaaagaaagacaaAGAAGTTAAAAAAGATAAGAAAGACAAGGAGAAGAAAAATGAAGGTCTAGAAGACGAGGAAGGCgaagacaaaaagaaagaaaagaaaaagaagaagaaagacaacGATGGCGAAGAAGAACTGAAGGAAGGGgaagatgaaaagaaagaaaagaagaagaagaaagacaaaGATGGCAAAGAAGAACTGAAGGAAGGGGAAgacgaaaagaaagaaaagaagaagaagaagaagaagaaggacaaagatGGTGAAGAAGACAATAAGGATGAAAAGAAGGCTAAGGgcaaagatgaaaaatcaaagaagaaggagaaggatgaAGGCACGGacatgaaagaagaaaaaaagaaagacaaGGGAAGGAGAAAGATGGAaaggataaaaaagaaaaagagaagaaggacAAGAGCAAAGATGAGAAAGATGGCAgcagcaagaaaaaagaaaaggatggggaatcaaaggaagagaagaaggagaagaagaacaaggatCAAGATAAAGAGAAGAACAAGAACAAGGAAAGTGAGGAATAGAAGTGCTTCTGACAAGCCAATAGACTCGCCAGCTGCTACTGAAACTAATGAACACAGATGA